DNA from Polaribacter sp. NJDZ03:
CTTCTAAAACTTCTGCATCTAATTTTTCTGATGATTTTAATATTCCTTTTTCATCTCTAAACGGAATTTTAATTAAATCTACATCTCTAAAACCTTCCATTTTATCTCCCTTTTTAACGGGATAGTTCAAAGCTGTATTATTCTCGAAATGACATCCTTTTAAGGCTGCCGGAACTCCACTACCCGTTTCATCAGAAGCAACTAAAATATGCGTAATTTCTTTGTCGGTAACAATTTGACTAATAGCAGCTATTTGAAGTGATGAATCTGTGCCTGAAGGAGAAAAAATTATTTCGCAAGCATCATTTAAAGTAAAAATTTTTCTTAAATTACTTTTTAATAATTCAGAAAACTCAATGGCACTTTCTTTAAAACCGTTTTTTAAACTATTCTTAATTAAAATACTTCTAGCTTTATCTGTTTTATCAAAAGCAAAATTAGACACACTTGTTGCTGTAGAAGAGGCAAACGTAAAAGCTTCTGGTCTTGGAAATGGCCTACAACCATATTTATTTAACAAAGCTATTTCATCTATATTTAACCTAAAATCTCCACCATCCATTAATAAATACTCTGTAGGTTTTGCTAGATTATCAACAATTGGCTTCCAAGATTTTTCAAATATTTTATCCCCAGTATTTAATCCATGAAATGCTTCTAACTCTTCATGATTTAATAGAGATTCTGCATTTAAGCTATCATCACTTTTTATTAAGTTAATTAAAAAATAATCAACATTTTCTAACTTTTCTTTATCTTCTTTAGGTAATAATTTGTAGAATATTCTAGTTACTTCTAGCGCTGCAATATTACATAAAGAAGTGTCTTTTTTTTCGCCCTCTAAAGATTTATACCAAAGCTGCCATTCTATTCCGTATCGTAAATAAACTAAAGCTAAAACAGGGTTTCTTAAATACAACGCTCCAATGATTATTGATTTATTCGGAACAATTTTAAAAACTTTTGGTACTGTATTAGAAGTAATAATATTAATGTTATTTATTTTTGGTACCGTATTAAAACGCTTTAAAACATGAACTAGATAATTAATATTTTCTTTTTCAAATAAAGACGTTCTTTTATATTGATCTTCTATCGGTATATTATTTGTCATAAGTGCTTTATTTTAAACGTTTATTACAACGTCGTTTTCTCTAATGAGAATGTTTTACGGATTATTTAATCTGTAAATATTTAGTATTTTTTCAGTTGCAAAACTCTGAAAAAAAAGGGTTAATTAATCAATTACTTTGTTAATTTTTTATTTATATAAACTGCAATACCACAGAACTGTTTCAGTTTTTAACTCTGTATTATTAAATCAATTACAAAAAGAGACTACACAGGTTTCTAACCAGAAATAATTAGCTTTTAAAATCAATCTTTTTACACAGTTACATTTTAAAAATAAGTAGCTAATTTCTTTTCAATAAAACTTGGAATTCTTTTAGGCAAACGAGACTGAACATCTACAAAAACAACATCTAATTTAGCTTTACTTAGCAACTCCTTTTGTTCATTTGTTATTTCAAATTCAAAACAGAAACGAACCTTTGGCATTTCTTTAATAATTGTTTTTATGGTAATCAACTCGTCAAAATGAGCTGGTTTTCTGTATTTTATATCAAAAGAAATTACAGGTAACATTATTTGATTCTCCTCTAACTTAACTTCATCTAAACCTAATTTTCGCAATAATTCATTGCGTGCTTGGTGACAATAAATTACATAATTGGCATGGTATACATAGCACATTTTATCGACTTCCCCATAACGAGGTCTTAATTGAAAAAGATCAGTTATCATAACAATTCTGTTCTGGTTTTTCACCATTAAGTTGATGCCTCATCTTACGCTTTTTAATCTTTAAATAATATAATAATTACTAATGATGACATGCGTGTGCATGACCTTTTTTATGTTTGTGATCATGACTTGCACAACTAACATCAGTATCAGAAATTTTTCCTTCAACAAATTCTAAAATTACGTCTGCAGATTTACCAGAACAACCGCGTACTACGTCAACACCAGCAACCACTAATTTACTCTTTGCACTATCACCAATATTACCAGCCAACATAAATGTTACACACTCCTTTACTAAAACACTAACAATATTAGATTTACAACCACACTTACCATCCGACTCTAACAATTTTAAGTCTAAAATTTCATTTGTATTAGAAAAAGTATAGATTTCATAATACTTACATCTTCCAAAATGGTCTGCAACCTTGTTGTCTTTTGTTATTGGGATTGCTATTTTTTTCATAACGAATCAGTTATTTTTACTATTGTTCTCCTATTGTCTTTTTTACGTCTTCCTTTTCTAAAAGGCCTATTTTCTAGTGATTGATTAACATCGGATTTGTTTTTTCTACATTTCCCTAATTTCATTCCTGTTTTTGGTCCTAAACCTTGTGGACCATTGTTATCAAAATTCGGCATATTCTATTCATTTAGATTCACTAACTCATCTTTATCATTGTCAGGACAATCGCCACATGTTGTCGGATTTGTAACACCGTCAATTAATTTAAAACACGTTTTACATTTGTACCAATCTTTTTCAAATTCGAAGTTTCCGCCTTTAATAACAATCGATTTCCCCTCCACAAATCCTTTTGCAATTTTTTTTAAGGCACTGTTATAAATTCTAGTAAGCGTAGGTCTAGAAACCTCCATTTTTTCTGCCGCAGCATCCTGAGAAAGATTATCATAAATAACCAATTTTACCGCCTCATATTCTTCATACTGCATATCGACATGCTCCGTATCACAAAATCGAATTCCAAACGGTTTAAAACCCAGCATTTTTGGTGGATGATTTACTTTTCTTTTCTTATGAGGTCTAGGCATCTCTTAAATTTTACTCAAAGTTAATGAACCTACGTTCATAATAAAGAAAAAATAGCATTAATTATCAAAAAAAATTAGAACTTTATTTCTTATCAAACTAACTAAACCTATTTGTGCTATTTTATAATTAAATTTGCGGTCTATAAGAATAATCAATGAGCATCATTTCTAAAGACATACAAAAAGCGATACAATTATTAACCAACGAAGAGCTGGTAGCCATACCTACGGAAACCGTTTATGGTTTAGCAGGAAATATTTTTAGCGAAAAGGCAATAAAAAGCATTTTTTCGACTAAAAAGCGTCCGTTTTTTAATCCGTTAATTGTACACATTCCTTCTGTTGATGCTTTAGACGGAATTGTAACGCACATTCCTGAAAAAGCAAAGTTATTAGCAGCTGCTTTTTGGCCAGGATCTATGACTTTGGTCTTAAAAAAGGACAAAAAAATTCCAGATATTATTACTGCCGGTAAAGATACAGTTGCTGTTCGTGTACCAAATCATCCGGTAACTTTAGAGTTATTAAGACAACTACCATTTCCTTTAGCAGCGCCAAGTGCCAATCCTTTTGGAAGCATAAGTCCTACAAAACCAGCACACGTAGAACGTTATTTTAAGCATGATATTCAGCAAGTTTTAGATGGCGGAGCTTGTACAAACGGTATTGAATCTACCATTATTGGTTTTATAGATGATGAACCTATTATTTACAGATTAGGTGCCTTAGCTATAGAAGATATTGAAGCGGTTGTTGGTAAGATTAGTATTAAAAACAAAGAAGAAATAAGTCCGGATGCTCCAGGCATGTTGGCAAGACATTATGCGCCTGCAACTCGTACTTTTTTGGTTGATGATATTGCGAATGAAGTTAAAAAGCATGTAGGTAAAAAAATTGGTGCGCTACCTTTTAAAAATTCTTTAAATGATGATTCTCTAACAGAAATTATTTTATCAGAAAAAGGATCTTTGCATGAAGCTGCTTCTAAATTATATGATTCTTTACACGAATTAGACCATCTAAAATTAGATGTAATTATTGCAGAACGATTTCCTGAGCATGGTTTAGGAAAATCTATTAACGACCGATTGCAACGTGCAACTTTTAGCCTTTAACTTGATATTTTTTTAATTTGACTTATTTCCAAAAATTTAAAGCAGATATTTCTAGCGCTGAACTTCCAGAAAAATTTACGTTTCCGTTTTATTATCAACCTCATCAGCTAGCAACCATTGCTACAAATGAATTGCAAGAATATTTAGAAAATCAGACAGATTTTAAACACAATTTTGGACTTACAGAAGAGGAAAACGAATTGCCAATCGGTAAAATGTTTGGGGTGTTGGTGGTTAAAAACCAACAAAATGAAATTGGTTATTTAGCTGCCTTTTCAGGAAAATTAGCTGATAAAAGTTTGCCAGAAAAATTTGTTCCGCCAGTTTTTAACATGAGAACAGAAGGAAGTTTCTATATTAAAGGTGAAAAAGAAATAGACCAAATAAACGCTCAATTATCTCTTGTAAAAAAGGATAAAAGTTATTTAAAACTAAAGAAAATCTTTTTTAAATTATCGAAAGAAATTGAAGAAGACTTAACACAGGAAAGGAAAAAATTAAAACTTCAGAAAAAGGATAGAAAGTCTAGAAAAACAAACGGACAAGCAACTTTAAACGAAGTTGATTTTAATAACCTCTACAAAGTATTAGTCCAAGAAAGTTTTAATGACCAATTTTATTACAAAGAACTAGTAGAATACTACGAAGATAAAATTGCAAAAAAAAGAACAGAATTAGCACTTTTTGAAGATAAAATTGCAGCCTTAAAAAAAGATAGAAAAGAAAAATCTAATTATTTACAACAAACTCTTTTTAGTAAATATGCTTTCTTAAATCATAAAAAAGAGAAACGAAACCTATTAAACATTTTTAATAATCCCGAAATTAAACCTCCTGCTGGTTCAGGTGAATGTTCTGCTCCTAAATTATTACAACACGTTTTTTTAAACGACTATACGCCTATTTGTATGGCCGAATTTTGGTGGGGAATTTCGCCAAACTCAGCAATTAGAAAACACAAAAACTTTTATCCTGCCTGCCAAGGTAGATGTAAACCTATTTTAACACACATGTTAGAGGGTATTGCTATGGATGAAAATTTATTGTTAGAAAATTTGGCAGAAAAACAGGTATTAGAAACCATTTATGAAGATGATGTTTTATTGGTTATAAATAAACCAACGGAGTTTTTATCAGTTCCAGGGAAAGATATTTCTGACTCAGTATATACTCGAATTAAAGAAAAGTACCCAGATGCTACAGGGCCATTAATTGTACATCGATTAGACATGTCTACTTCCGGAATTTTATTATTAACCAAAACAAAAGAAGCTAATAAAGTATTACAAAGTCAGTTTATAAATAGAACTATAAAAAAGCGATACGTTGCTTTATTAGATGGAAACCTAACTGAAGAAAGTGGAAAAATAAAACTTCCTTTACGTGTAGATTTAGACGACAGACCTAAACAATTAGTAGATTTCGTTCATGGAAAAAATGCGGAAACAGATTGGAAAATCATCAAAAGAGAAAATGGAAAGACAAAAGTCTATTTTTACCCAATTACAGGACGAACACATCAATTAAGAGTTCATGCTGCCCACATAAACGGACTAAACACTCCGATTGTTGGTGATGACTTGTATGGAAACAAAGAAAATAGGCTCCATTTACATGCAGAGTTTATAGAATTCTCACACCCAACAACCCATAAAAAAATGAGTTTTACAGTGGCTCCAGATTTTTAGAAAAATGAAAAACCGATTCCTAAAGAAACACTATTTAACCTGTTATTTTCGAAACCAATGATTCCTTTTCTATGAAAATCTAATCGAATAACAGTGTTCCATCTTTCTTCTCCTGCAACCTGTACACCTATCCCTAAACCAAAATAATTTCCATCAGGATAATTAGAAGTGGGCGTCCACATTTTCCCATATCTCGCTTCAACAAAAAAAGCATCATCATCCTTTTCTGTAATATTATATTTTAAACTTCCATACGTAGGAAAAGCACTTACGGCATAGTTCCAATGATAATCAAAACCTGAATTAAAAGCGATAGCCAATTTTCGCTTAAATTCATAACCAAAACCAACTCTAAAAAATAGTGCAGAAGGTATAATTAAAGGACCATTGTCATCATCCGGACCTATTTTATAATCTTCATTAACTCCTAAAGTAAAATTAACATCCCCTGTAAAAAAAGGTCTTCCAATTTTCTCTTGTGACGAAGATTGTAATGCACATAATAGTACAATTAATACGAGTGTTTTTTTCATAAAAAACTTTGATTGTTAAAACATCTGCAATAATTATTCCAATCCCTCAATTCATAAAAATATTGATTAGTGTCCGATTATTTTTCTTGATAAACCTTTGTAAATAAGTAATTTTGCATACTTTTTAAATGACACTCTTGTTTTTTAATAATTTAATTAAGGAAAGATATACTAATTTTAGTTGAAATTAGATCTGTTTGTCAAGCAGTTAGAGCACCGTCTTGATTCTTGATTCTAAAAGCGAAGCGGTCTTATGTCTTTTATCGGACAATAATGAAAAACTAAGATTTTAAAATTTTAAGAAAGGAACTTCTATCAACCTCCCTTGCTCCCAAACTCGCTAAATGATCATTATACATTTGGCAATCTATTAAAGTGTATTCTTTCTTTTTAGCGAGATGAATAAATGCCAATTTAGAAACATTAGAAACTTTACTAAACATACTTTCTCCACAGAAAATATTGTTAATCTCTAAACCATATAAACCACCTACTAATTGATTGTCTTGCCAAACTTCTATAGATTTTGCGATGCCTTTATGGTGTAAATTAATGTAAGCCTGCTCCATATCATCAGTAATCCAAGTACCAAAACCATCACTCCTTTCAATATTTTTACAGTTGTAAATTACTTCTCTAAACGCCTTATTTTCCGTGATGATAAATTCATTTTTCTGTATAATTTTTCGCATCGATTTAGACACTTTAATTTCACCAGGAAACAATACCATTCTTTCTAACGGACAATACCAAACAATAGGGTCTCCTTCCGAAAACCAAGGAAAAATTCCATTTTTGTAGGCACAAATTAACCGTTCATCAGATAAATCTCCACCTAAAGCGATAATTCCATCTTTTGTAGTTAATTCATAGGGAGGAAATTCAATTTTATCTGTAAGCCAAATCATAAAAATTTATTTGTTGCTAAATTAAGGAATTCATAAAAGAGTAGGAATATAAATTATTGTTCACTTTATAAAAATTAAGTCCTTATTTTTGTACTCTGTTTAAAGAAAAAGAGAAATCTAAAAATGGCAAAAAAAAGAAAACAAAAAACAAAAACGCATAGAGCAAAACTAATGCACTCCTATTTTCATAGAACGGGGTTCTATATGTTTATATGGGAGAGTTTAAAGAAAGCTTTCTGGCCAATTGTAATTGTTGTTGCATGTTTATTTCTTTTTAACGAATATGTATATAATATCAATGATGGATTGCATCATTTTACAGAAACGGTTTCTAGACTTACGGTTTTAATATTCTTTTTTGTTTCTGAAACCTTGTTAGGCCTAGTGCCTCCAGAAATTTTTATTGCGTGGTCTAAAAAAACACCTGACCCAATATTAAACTTAACAATTTTAGCTACATTATCATATTCTGGTGGTTTAGTTTCTTACTTTATAGGTAAAACTGCATTAAGAATTAAGTCGGTTAAAGAATATTTAGAAGTAAAAATGGCTAAGAATTTAAAAAACACTCGCAAATGGGGTGGTATTTTAATTCTAGTAGGTGCTTTATTTCCATTGCCTTTTTCAATTGCTTGTATTGCTGCAGGAATGATAAAATACCCTTTTAATAAAGTTGTATTTTTTGGTTTATTTCGTTTTATTAGATTTGCAATATATGCTTGGGCAATTTTTCAGGTTGTAGATTAAATTCAGATTAAAAATAATTATATTAGTATTATGGGATTAACAAATAATGACATTTTAAAAAAACTACGTGTAGCTCATAAATTACGCGATACAGATATTGTAGAAATTTGTGCTTTGGTAGATTTTACAGTAAGTAAAGCAGAATTAGGTGCCTTATTTAGAAGTGAAGAACACCCAAAATATGTAGAATGTCAAGATCAAATATTGCGTAACTTCTTAAACGGATTGGTTGTTCATTTACGAGGACCAATGCCTAAAAAAGGTGAAAAGAAATAAGTTTTTATTTTTTAGATTGCTTCGCTTTTAGACGCAAGAAACAAACTAACAAAAAATAAACAAACCTTTATAAAAT
Protein-coding regions in this window:
- a CDS encoding thioesterase family protein translates to MITDLFQLRPRYGEVDKMCYVYHANYVIYCHQARNELLRKLGLDEVKLEENQIMLPVISFDIKYRKPAHFDELITIKTIIKEMPKVRFCFEFEITNEQKELLSKAKLDVVFVDVQSRLPKRIPSFIEKKLATYF
- a CDS encoding NifB/NifX family molybdenum-iron cluster-binding protein, whose product is MKKIAIPITKDNKVADHFGRCKYYEIYTFSNTNEILDLKLLESDGKCGCKSNIVSVLVKECVTFMLAGNIGDSAKSKLVVAGVDVVRGCSGKSADVILEFVEGKISDTDVSCASHDHKHKKGHAHACHH
- a CDS encoding DUF5320 domain-containing protein, with amino-acid sequence MPNFDNNGPQGLGPKTGMKLGKCRKNKSDVNQSLENRPFRKGRRKKDNRRTIVKITDSL
- a CDS encoding DUF134 domain-containing protein; translated protein: MPRPHKKRKVNHPPKMLGFKPFGIRFCDTEHVDMQYEEYEAVKLVIYDNLSQDAAAEKMEVSRPTLTRIYNSALKKIAKGFVEGKSIVIKGGNFEFEKDWYKCKTCFKLIDGVTNPTTCGDCPDNDKDELVNLNE
- a CDS encoding L-threonylcarbamoyladenylate synthase: MSIISKDIQKAIQLLTNEELVAIPTETVYGLAGNIFSEKAIKSIFSTKKRPFFNPLIVHIPSVDALDGIVTHIPEKAKLLAAAFWPGSMTLVLKKDKKIPDIITAGKDTVAVRVPNHPVTLELLRQLPFPLAAPSANPFGSISPTKPAHVERYFKHDIQQVLDGGACTNGIESTIIGFIDDEPIIYRLGALAIEDIEAVVGKISIKNKEEISPDAPGMLARHYAPATRTFLVDDIANEVKKHVGKKIGALPFKNSLNDDSLTEIILSEKGSLHEAASKLYDSLHELDHLKLDVIIAERFPEHGLGKSINDRLQRATFSL
- a CDS encoding RluA family pseudouridine synthase, with the protein product MTYFQKFKADISSAELPEKFTFPFYYQPHQLATIATNELQEYLENQTDFKHNFGLTEEENELPIGKMFGVLVVKNQQNEIGYLAAFSGKLADKSLPEKFVPPVFNMRTEGSFYIKGEKEIDQINAQLSLVKKDKSYLKLKKIFFKLSKEIEEDLTQERKKLKLQKKDRKSRKTNGQATLNEVDFNNLYKVLVQESFNDQFYYKELVEYYEDKIAKKRTELALFEDKIAALKKDRKEKSNYLQQTLFSKYAFLNHKKEKRNLLNIFNNPEIKPPAGSGECSAPKLLQHVFLNDYTPICMAEFWWGISPNSAIRKHKNFYPACQGRCKPILTHMLEGIAMDENLLLENLAEKQVLETIYEDDVLLVINKPTEFLSVPGKDISDSVYTRIKEKYPDATGPLIVHRLDMSTSGILLLTKTKEANKVLQSQFINRTIKKRYVALLDGNLTEESGKIKLPLRVDLDDRPKQLVDFVHGKNAETDWKIIKRENGKTKVYFYPITGRTHQLRVHAAHINGLNTPIVGDDLYGNKENRLHLHAEFIEFSHPTTHKKMSFTVAPDF
- the aat gene encoding leucyl/phenylalanyl-tRNA--protein transferase, which encodes MIWLTDKIEFPPYELTTKDGIIALGGDLSDERLICAYKNGIFPWFSEGDPIVWYCPLERMVLFPGEIKVSKSMRKIIQKNEFIITENKAFREVIYNCKNIERSDGFGTWITDDMEQAYINLHHKGIAKSIEVWQDNQLVGGLYGLEINNIFCGESMFSKVSNVSKLAFIHLAKKKEYTLIDCQMYNDHLASLGAREVDRSSFLKILKS
- a CDS encoding YqaA family protein; translation: MAKKRKQKTKTHRAKLMHSYFHRTGFYMFIWESLKKAFWPIVIVVACLFLFNEYVYNINDGLHHFTETVSRLTVLIFFFVSETLLGLVPPEIFIAWSKKTPDPILNLTILATLSYSGGLVSYFIGKTALRIKSVKEYLEVKMAKNLKNTRKWGGILILVGALFPLPFSIACIAAGMIKYPFNKVVFFGLFRFIRFAIYAWAIFQVVD
- a CDS encoding DUF1456 family protein, with translation MGLTNNDILKKLRVAHKLRDTDIVEICALVDFTVSKAELGALFRSEEHPKYVECQDQILRNFLNGLVVHLRGPMPKKGEKK